The nucleotide sequence CCGCGATCCTTTGGCCGTGGGCCATGTCTTCGCTGAGAAGCTCGTGGCAGCCCAGCGCAGACGCGGCTGCGATTATCGCGGCGTCCCAGTACGACAAGCGGTGCCGTGCGTGGATATCGAGTGCGGCAGCCAGAACTGGCAGCGTGATCTCCTGGACAGGAAAGCGCAACCAACTGCGGATCAATGTGACCGCGAGTTCGCAAGGCAACGGGTCGGCTCGGGAGGTCCGTGTCGCCTGGACGTAGAATTCTTGCAGCACCTGAACTGACAAGGCGAGATCGTCATGGTCGAGGATCGCCTCGGCGGCTTGGCGCTTTCGCGCCTCGGCTGGTGCACGGCTGATGGAATAAAGCAGGATGTTGGTGTCGACGAACCGCATCACGGTTCGTCGTTGCGGCAATGCACGGCGTCGCGGTCCAGCCGGTCGGCGGCGCGGAATGCGGTGATTTGGGCGCGGGCCGCAAGTTCAAGACGTTTCAGCCGCTCACGTTCGCTATCGGCGGCGGTGGCGTAGTCCGCAAGGAACATGCGGACGACGGCGGACAACGATGTGTCCTGCGACGCCGCCCGCGTTCGCGCCATACGATAGGTGTCGTCGTCCACTGAAACTGTGATATTTCTCATATTTTCACAGTATCCCTCCACCCGATTTGCGTCAATCGACCGCTCCGCGGTATCGCCGCACAACGACCTTGCTCCCGCGCTGGTGTCATCGGCAGTCTTGAACATGTCCTTTCCCGATCTCGTTCCCGACCTCGCCCGCCTGATGCCCGGCTTGCGCGGGCGGCTGGTCGCCAACCAGTCGATGGCCGAGCTGACCTGGTTTCGGGTCGGCGGGCCGGCGCAGGTGATGTTCTCGCCCGTTGACGCCGACGACCTCGCCTATGCACTGGCCCATCTGCCCAACGACCTGCCGGTCACGGTGGTGGGAGTCGGCTCCAATCTGATCGTGCGCGACGGCGGCATTCCCGGCTTCGTGATCCGGCTGACGCCGAAGGGGTTCGGCGCGATCGAGCGCGTGGGCGAGGCCGGCCTTCGCGTCGGTGCCGCCGCGCTCGACAAGCGGGTGGCGACCATCGCCGCCGAGGCGGGCCTTTCGGGCTTGGAGTTCCTGTCCGGAATTCCCGGCACCATCGGCGGTGCCCTGCGGATGAACGCTGGCGCCCACGGCCGCGAGATGAAGGACGTCGTCGAGCACGCCTGTGCGGTCGGTCCCGATGGCGCGCGCCTGGTGTTCACTCCGGCGGACCTTGGCTTCTCGTACCGCAAGAGCGCGGTGGCGGAGGGGGTGATTTTCACCGCCGCGCTGCTGGCCGGCGAGCCGGACGAAATTCCGGCGATCAAGGCCCGCATGGCCGACATCGCCCGCCATCGCGAGGAGTCCCAGCCGGTTCGCGAGCGCACCGGCGGCTCGACCTTCAAGAACCCGCCGGGCGTCAGTGCCTGGAAATTGATCGATGCGGCCGGCTGTCGCGGCCTGCGGGTCGGCGGCGCCATGGTGTCGGAGCTGCACTGTAACTTTCTGATCAACTTCGCCGCCGCCAGCGCCAGCGATATCGAGGCGCTGGGCGAGACCGTTCGGCGCCGCGTGCTGGAAAGCTCCGGCGTGGTGCTGGAGTGGGAAATCAAGAGGATCGGGATACCGCTCGAATTGGTTCAAACTCGAGCGGTTCGGTTAACCGGTCCTAAATCCTAAACGCTTTGTTAACCGACACCCTTCAAGACTCGTCGAGACGGCGCACCGTGTTCGGGGTCGCAAGGGGCGTGGTCGCGGATCACCGGCCGTCCCGGTGACGACCGGCGACGTCCGCAGCCCGCGGCGACCCTTGCTTTGACGAACTTGGCGCGCTCTGGCGGCACACGGCAGCCGCAGGGAACGGGTATGGAACGGGTCGGACGCAAACCGCGCAAACCGACTCCGCCGGGACTCCGGGCGGGGCCGGACGATCGCGTGGGTCCTGCGGCACCTCATTCGGGGTCGCCCGCCGGAGCCGCCGCGCTCGGCGCGGCCGTTCATGCCGTTGCGGGCAGGATCAACGCGCTGCGCTTGCCGCGCGGCATCGGTTATATCGGGACGGCGCTCTTGTTCATTGCGACCGGCACTTACGGCGTGATCGTCGGCGGCCACGTTCCGGCGCTGGCAACCGCCATCCAGGATGGCGCCGACGCCGGCGCCCGCGCTGCCGGCTTCGGGCTCACCACCGTCGCCATCACCGGGCGCAAGTATCTCAGCGAGGCCGAGATCCGCCACGCCGCCGGCATCGGTCCGGGCACCTCCGTGCTGTTTTTCGACGCCGCCGCCTCCCGCGAGGGCCTGCTGACGATTCCGTGGATCGCCGAAGCCCAGGTCCGCAAGCTCTATCCCGACCGCGTCGACATCGAGATCGTCGAGCGCGAGGCGTTCGCGCTGTGGCAGCTCAAGGGCAAGGTCCAGGTCATTGCCGAGGACGGCACGGTGATCGCCCCAGGCGAGGCGGCGCCGCGCACCGGCATGCCGCTGGTGGTCGGTGTCGGCGCCGACAAGCGCGCGAAAAGCATCGTTGCCCTGCTCGCCAGGTTTCCCGACATCGCGGCCCAGACCCATGCCGCCGTGCTGGTGGCCGAGCGCCGCTGGAACCTCAGGATGAAGAACGGACTCGACGTGCGGCTGCCCGAGCTCGACCCGGCCGCCGCGCTCGCCGAGCTGGTGGCGCTCGACCGCGAGAAGAAGCTGCTCAGCCGTGACCTGGTGGCGATCGACCTGCGCCTCAAGGACCGCGTCACCGTCCGGCTGTCCGACGCCGCTGCCAAGGCCCGCGAGGACGCCAGCAAGACCAAGACCGTCAAGCGCAAGGGGTCCGAAACGTGACCCAGCGCTTCGATCTCACTCCCCGTCTGCGTCCGCTGTCGTCGCGGCGCGGCGCCATCATGTCGGTGCTGGACGTCGGCACCACCAAGATCGCCTGCCTGATCGCCCGGCTGAAGCCGCGGCCCGCCGGCGAAGCCTTGAAGCGCCGCACCCATTCGATCGAGATCCTCGGCGTTGGCCATATCCGCTCACGCGGCGTCAAATGCGGCACCGTGGTCGACCTCGCCCTGGTCGAGGACGCCATCCGCCACGCCATCGATGCCGCCGAGCGCTCGGCGCGGCTGCAGGTCGAGCAGGTGATCGTGTCGCTCACCGCCGGCCGGCTGCATTCGGAGGCGTTCCAGGCGGCGATCCAGCTCAAGCGGCCGGCGGTGGCCGAGAGCGACATCGAGCGGGTGCTGTCGGCGGCCGGTGCCTACGCCGTGCAGGGCGGCCGCACCGTGCTGCACGCGCTGCCGATGGGGTTCTCGGTCGACGACAACACCGGCATCAAGGAGCCGCGCGGCATGCTCGGCCGCCGGCTCGGCGCCGACCTCTCCGTCATCACCGCCGACATGGCCGGTGCCCGCAACCTGATGCTGGCGGTCGAGCGCAGCCACCTCGACGTCGCCGGCGTGGTGGCCGCGCCCTATGCCAGTGCGCTGGCGACCCTCACCGACGACGAGGCCGAGATCGGCGTCGCCTGCGTCGACATGG is from Blastochloris viridis and encodes:
- a CDS encoding PIN domain-containing protein, whose translation is MRFVDTNILLYSISRAPAEARKRQAAEAILDHDDLALSVQVLQEFYVQATRTSRADPLPCELAVTLIRSWLRFPVQEITLPVLAAALDIHARHRLSYWDAAIIAAASALGCHELLSEDMAHGQRIADVAIVNPFRV
- the murB gene encoding UDP-N-acetylmuramate dehydrogenase, yielding MSFPDLVPDLARLMPGLRGRLVANQSMAELTWFRVGGPAQVMFSPVDADDLAYALAHLPNDLPVTVVGVGSNLIVRDGGIPGFVIRLTPKGFGAIERVGEAGLRVGAAALDKRVATIAAEAGLSGLEFLSGIPGTIGGALRMNAGAHGREMKDVVEHACAVGPDGARLVFTPADLGFSYRKSAVAEGVIFTAALLAGEPDEIPAIKARMADIARHREESQPVRERTGGSTFKNPPGVSAWKLIDAAGCRGLRVGGAMVSELHCNFLINFAAASASDIEALGETVRRRVLESSGVVLEWEIKRIGIPLELVQTRAVRLTGPKS
- a CDS encoding cell division protein FtsQ/DivIB; the protein is MFIATGTYGVIVGGHVPALATAIQDGADAGARAAGFGLTTVAITGRKYLSEAEIRHAAGIGPGTSVLFFDAAASREGLLTIPWIAEAQVRKLYPDRVDIEIVEREAFALWQLKGKVQVIAEDGTVIAPGEAAPRTGMPLVVGVGADKRAKSIVALLARFPDIAAQTHAAVLVAERRWNLRMKNGLDVRLPELDPAAALAELVALDREKKLLSRDLVAIDLRLKDRVTVRLSDAAAKAREDASKTKTVKRKGSET
- the ftsA gene encoding cell division protein FtsA encodes the protein MSVLDVGTTKIACLIARLKPRPAGEALKRRTHSIEILGVGHIRSRGVKCGTVVDLALVEDAIRHAIDAAERSARLQVEQVIVSLTAGRLHSEAFQAAIQLKRPAVAESDIERVLSAAGAYAVQGGRTVLHALPMGFSVDDNTGIKEPRGMLGRRLGADLSVITADMAGARNLMLAVERSHLDVAGVVAAPYASALATLTDDEAEIGVACVDMGGGTTTIAVVSEGQIVHADAVAIGGHHVTMDLARGLSCRIGDAERLKTLFGGVIAARTDDHDSVTVPVLGEDDRTHRNSVTKAQLVRIVRPRVDEILELVRDRLVRSGFAGIAGGRIVLTGGAAQLTGIADLATHMLGRQVRIGRPLGIAGLPESAKGPSFAAACGLLVYPQVAACEHFDPRASHGGGGRISGSYVARVGRWLKESF